Genomic window (Deinococcus aquaedulcis):
GGCGGTGGTTTTGCCCTTGCCCTTGCCGGTGTTCACGATGATCAGGCCGCGCCGCCCCTTGCTGATGCCTTCGCGTTTCTTGTATTTGTCGCGCTGCTCGGTCAGTTCCTGCATCGCCTGGGCGCGGCGCTGTTCGGTGGTGGGCTGTTCAGTGGTGAGCGGATCGGCGGGCTGGTGGGCGGGGTCGGTCATTTCAGGGCCTCCGGGTGCAGCAGGCGGATCAGGGTGCGCAGGGCCAGCGGCAGGCGGGGCCCCGGGCGCGACAGGGCGTCGAGTTCTTCCCTGGTGGGCTGGTACACCCGGCCGCTCTGCACAGCCGTCAGGCCCGGCCAGCCCGGCCGCAGGCGCGCGTCGTTCAGGCTGGGGCCAATGATCACCTGGGGGTTACTTTTCACAATCAGTTCCGGGTCCAGCCGGGGAAAATCGCCCAGCGCGGCAGGCACGATGGTGCGCCCGCCCGCCTTGGTGATCAGCGTGCCGATAAACGAGTTCGGCCCCACCGAGTACGGCGAGGGGTCAATCTCGTAGTAGGTGCTGACCCTGGGGCGCCCCGCCACGGTCTGCTGCAGGACGGCCAGCTCGGCACGCATGGTGGTGATCAGCCGGGTTGCGCCCTGCTCACGGTTGGTGAGCTTGCCCAGCACCGCAATCTTCTCGAAGACCTCGTTGTAGGTCTGCGCGCTGCCGCCGTACACCGTCAGGCCCGCCTGCGCCAGTTTCTCGGTCAGCCGGGAACCCGATGATTCATCGGCCAGCACCAGATCGGGCTTCAGGGCCAGGATGGCTTCGATGTTCGGCTGGTAGGCGCTGCCCAGCTTTGGCAGGGCGGCCACCACGTTGGCCGGGTAGGTGCTGAAGCGGTCCACCCCCACCAGCCGGTCGCCCGCGCCAATGGCGATCAGGGTCTCGGTGTGCGAGGGCAGCATGGCAATCACCCGCCGGGGCTCGGCCTTCAGGGTGACCGCGCGGCCCAGATCGTCGGTCATGGTCAGCGGGTACCGGGTGGCGGCGGCCGTGGCCCCCAGCAGCAACAGGGCGGGCACCAGCAATTTCAAACGGCTCATCACAACTCCAGCAGGCAGGAACGACGATCAGCCGGGGTGGACCAGCCAGCAAGAGCCCACCCTGGCCGGGGCCGGAGTGGGCCGTTCACGCGCGGCGGCTGCGCGCAGATACAGGCAACTCGGAGCTGGCCCTCTGATGGCGAGAGGTGTTCGCCGCGTGGGCGAACGTCCCTGAGAGGCATTCGGGCTGACAGGGTGGCGGGCGCCACCAGACTGATTACCGCTGCGCAACAGCGCCGGACTGGGCCGCGTGGGGCCTTCACCGGACTTCCCCTGGCTCAGGTGCGCCCAGGGTAGCAAATGCGGTTCGTCATGCAGCGCCCCCGCAGGCGCCGGGCGAGCGTGCACCCCCTCTGACCGCGCTGCCTAGCCTCCCATAGGCCGACAGGCCAGCGTGCTGGCCGGGAGGCGTGGCCCGGGGGCTGACCCTGCCCGGCTGGTCAAAGCGCTGCTGCCGCGATTCAGGGTCTGAACCCAGCCCTCGGCAGGGCGCTGCTTGACTTCGAGCGCACTCGAAGGCGTACGGTGCCCCCATGGCCCAGCCCCCGCTGCCCCTCAGCATTCAGGACGCCGCCGCGCACCTGGGCGTCAGTGCCCACACCCTGCGCTACTACGACCGCGAAGGGCTGCTGGCGGTGCCGCGCGGCGGTGGGAGCAAACGCCAGTACACCAGCGCGGAACTGGGCCTGCTGCGCATGCTCATTCGCCTGCGCCGCACCGGCATGGGCATGGCCGGCCTGCGCGAATTCAGCCGCCTGATCCGGCTGGGCGAGGCCGGCGTGCCCGCGCGCCGGGCGCTGCTGGTGGCCCATGAACAGGCGGTGGTCGCGCAACTGGGGGCCATGCAGGGCGACCTGCAGGCCATCCGCGACAAGATCGCGCTGTATGACCACCTGCACCCAGAGGTGGCCCCGGCCCCCTCCCCCGCCCCGCTGGCCGAGCCCGTGACGTCCTGACGCTTACCCCCCTTCGCCCCACCCCGCCCCAAGGAGGCCCCGCATGACCAGTCCCGCCACCCCCCTGCCCACCCGCCGCCTGCGTGACCTCACCGTGTCTGCCCTGGGTCTGGGCTGCATGGGCATGAGCGCCTTTTACGGCCCCCGCGACCAGGACGAGAACCGCCGCACCCTGGACCGCGCCCTGGACCTGGGCGTGACCTTCTACGACACCGCCGACATGTACGGCCCGCACACCAACGAAGAACTGTTAGGCGACTGGCTGCGCGGCAAGCGCGACCAGGTGGTGCTGGCGACCAAGTTCGGCATTGTGGCCGACCCCAGCGTGCCGGGCGGACGGCGCGTCAACGGCCGCCCCGAGTACGTTCGCCAGGCCGCTGAAGCCAGCCTGAAGCGCCTGCAAACGGATCACATCGACCTGTACTACCTGCACCGCGTGGACGCCGACACCCCCATTGAGGACACGGTGGGGGCGATGGCCGAACTGGTGCAGGCCGGCCTGGTGCGTGCTCTTGGCCTCAGCGAGGTCAACCCCGACACCCTGCGCCGGGCCCACGCTGTGCATCCCATCACGGCCCTGCAAAGCGAATACTCGCTCTGGACGCGCGACCCCGAACAGGGCGTGCTGGCGACCTGCCGTGAACTGGGGGTAGGGTTTGTGCCCTACAGCCCGCTGGGGCGCGGCTTCCTGACCGGCGAGATCCGGCGCCCGGAAGACCTGGCCGAGGATGACTTCCGCCGCCACAACCCCCGCTTCCAGGGCGAGGCCTTTGGGCATAATCTGGCGCTGGTGGCCACCGTGCAGCGTCTGGCCGCCGAGAAGGGCTGTACGCCCTCGCAACTGGCGCTGGCCTGGGTGCTGGCCCAGGGCGAGGATCTGGTGCCCATTCCCGGCACCAAGCGGGTGAAGTACCTGGAAGACAATCTGGGCGCCCTGAACGTTCACCTGTCGCCCGACGAGCTGGCCACTCTGGACGCTGCCTTCCCGCTCGGTGCCGCACAGGGTGACCGCTACCCCGACATGCGCACCGTGAATCGCTAACACGCACACCACAGCATCCAGCCCACTCCGGTCAAAGGGAGTGGGCTGGGTTGTTTCGCTGCAGTGGGGTGCCTTAGCCTGGCCGTTTCAGGCTCAGGCGGGCGCGCAGGTCACGCACTACAGTGGCCTTCTGCCCGCTGCTGATGCCCTTGATGGCCCAGGCTTTGATTTCCAGCGGGTCTTCCAGGCCCTCGTCCAGCGCCAGACGCAGGGTATCAAGTTCCTGCAGCTTCAGATCATTGCGCAGCAGAAAGGTCAGAGTGCGCATCACTTCTTCCACCTGTTTCTCGCGCGGCTGGGCCCGCAGGCGGACATCTTCATCCACTTCCTCCTCAGAAGCTCCAGAAGGGGCCTCAAAGAGGGTGGGCTGAGGATTTCCCCGTGTGCCCTTCCGCTGGGCCTTGGCGGCCGGTTTCTGAGCCGGCACGGGCTCTTCAGGAACCAGGTACTTGCCTGGGTTCTTCAGGACATCCACGAAGAAGGCGGGTTTCGAGCGGGGTTTGTAGCCGGTGCCCAGGATGATCTTGCAGCGGTCCACGGCGTCCTCCACCGCGCCCTCGCCGTGTTCGCGCACCAGTTGCAGGGCGCGGGTCTGTGTCACGCCCAGTTCGGCCAGTTCCTGCAGCAGTGCCGGGTCGGGTGGAATGAAGGCCTCGCCAAAGGTGTACTGCAGCATTTTTTTCTTGCCGCGCCCCAGGTACTCCACGCTTTTCAGGAAGCCTTTTTCCAGCAGTTCTTCGTGCGCCGCGTCCAGGGTGCGCTGGGCCATGCTGGGACGGTCAGTCACGATCTTGCAGGCTTCGGCCCATTCCATCAGACCCACCTGATAGGCCATCGCCACAGCGTCCGGGTTTTCGGGGTCGCGGCGCTGGGCGTCCAGCAGGCGGTACAGCGCGCGGGTGGGGGGTCGGCGCAGCGTCTGCATGAACGACAGGTCCAGCGACTTCAGGTAGCCCGCGCGCACACTGCGGGCGATTTCCTGCGGCAGCGTGATTTGCAGCACGCTGGTGGCGTCCAGTTTGTCGGCCTGCCCCGAGGTGAAGGCGATGCGGTCAATGTACCGGAAGTTCACGTTCGTCCAGCGGCCACGTGGGTGGTCGCGCCAGCCCTCAGAGATGAAGTAGGTCGTGGTGGTCAGGCGCTTGAGACTCTCGTCCAGGGCACTGTAGTACCGGCCGCTGGTGTCCAGGCCCGCCATCTGCAGCAGCTGGTAGGGCGTGCAGGTCACCACGCCGTCAGGGGGCGAGCCCTGGTCAATGTACAGGTTGACCAGGGCGGCGCTGATATCGGTGTCAATACCGTGTGGCACGCCATATTCGGGCAGGGCCTGGCAGGTCACCCGGTAACGGCGGTCGCCGTCTTCGAGTTCCACACTCCAGTCGCGGTAGTCGGCGGGGATGCGTTCTTGCACGCTAATCAAGCTCAACCGGGCGATGTTGAGTTCGTCGAAGCGTTTGATTCCCTTGTCTGCCACTGCCCCCCCTGTTGTTGTTTTTCTTTTAGATCTTTTTATCTGTTTAAAAGATATATGTTGACAACAACAAGCGGCCGGGGCGATCCTGCGCCAGGACGGCATTCTCAGGGCAAAACGGCGCAAGTTGTCCGATAGTTTGGCGCAAGTTGTCCGATAGTTTTGACCCCTTTTCGGCGCAAGTTGTCCGATAGTGCCAGGGCAAACGGCGCAAGTTGTCCGATAGTTTTGGCGCAAGTTGTCCGATAGGTAGATCTTGGAAACGGCGCAAGTTGTCCGATACTTCTGAAGCAAAACGGCGCAAGTTGTCCGATAGTTGAGGGCGAAACGGCGCAAGTTGTCCGATAGGTTGAGTAACACGCGGCCTGCTGAGATTGCGGCCGTGCTGGACAGCTCTACCATTCAAACGGCGCAAGTTGTCCGATAGTGGGCCTTCCAAAAATGGCGCAAGTTGTCCGATAGGTAGAATAAAGGTTAAAAACATACTTAAAATCATAAAATCTGTCTACGGCGAATAATATGATGCTGCCTGTCAGGTCATTCGCCTCGTCGTCTGTCAACTTCAGCACCTTCTGACTTAATTCCTACCCTTGCCTCCGAACTGACTTCTCGCCTCATTCGAAAATGGCGCAAGTTGTCCGATACTTCCCCGGTCTGCTCGTCACGTGACGAGCACCCCATACGGAGAAGAGGCAAAAACGCAGAAAACGCGCTAGGCTGGGGCTCAATGCGCACACTGACGCTTTTTAACCATGCCGGCGGGGTTATGAAATCCAGCCTGACCCGCGATGTGGGCCACACGTTGGCGGCGGCCGGGCAGCGGGTGCTCCTGATTGATCTGGACCCGCAGGCCAACCTGACCGACTGGCTGGGCGTCAGCGGGGTAACGCGCGATCAGACGGTATTTAACACCGCCACGCGGGGCGACGGGCTGCCCACGCCCATCCGCGTTCATGATCTGGACGTGCTGCCCAGCGATGTATCGCTGGCCCTCGCCGAGGGGCAGATGCTGGGCGTGGTGGGCGCACACCTGCACCTGCGGCAGGCCCTGGCCGAGTGGAAGGACCGCTACGACGTGGCGCTCATTGACAGCCCGCCCAGCCTGGGACAGCTGTCCATTCTGGGTGCACTGGCGGCAGATCATCTGATCGTGCCGGTGCCCACTCGCCAGAAAGGCATGAATGCCCTGGCTGGTCTGGGCGAGGCGATGGCCACCTACCGTAAGCTGCGCCCCGATCTCACCGTGGCGCTGTACGTGCCCACCCTGTACGACGCGCGGCGCTCGCATGACCGTGAGGCCTATGCCGCCCTGAAGGAGTTGCTGAGTCCACTGGCCAGCCCCATTGCTGACCGGGGCGCGGTGTGGAACGACAGTGCCAGCGCCGGGCAGCCAGTGGGCGTGTATGCGCCGGGCAGCCCGGTTCACCGCGACGTGCTGCGGGTAACGGCTGAAATTGCCAGGGCCACGGGCCTGAACGTGAACATTGAAGGGGCGCCGGCATGACCCGCAAAGCCCGGCCGGTCATCGGCGCGCGCCTCAGTGGTCTGGTGGCGGGGGTGGACGCCCTGGCCCAGCCAGCCGCCACCACACTGGCGGTGGGGCAGCTGCGCCCCGGGACCTTTCAGCCCCGGCTGCATTTCAGCGAACAGAGCCTCGCTGACCTGACCGCCAGCATTCAGGAGCAGGGGGTGCTGCAGCCGCTGCTGGTGCGTCCGGTGGGCGGCGGCTATGAAATTGTGGCTGGGGAACGCCGCTGGCGCGCGGCGCAGCAGGCGGGCCTGGGCGAGGTGCCAGTGCTGATTCGCACGCTGGATGACCGGGAAGCCCGGCTGGCGGCGGCGGTGGAGAACCTGCAGCGCGAGGACCTGAACGTGATGGAAGAGGTGCGCGCCAAACTGCAGGTGGCCGCCGTGACCCTGGGCGTGACCGAGGACGCCGCCGTGGCCCGCATGTTCGCCCTGGACCGTGCCCCCGATGCCGAGCCGGAACTGGTCTCTGCTCTGGACACGGCCTTCAGCGCCCTGGGCCGCGAATCCTGGCGCAGTTTTATTCGCAACCGCGCCGCGCTGCTGAACCTGCCCGAAGATGTGCAGGCGGCGGTGCGGGCGGGGCTGGACTACCGCAAGGCGCTGGTGATCGGCCGCGCTGAAGTGAACGAGCGGCCTGGGCTGATTCGGGAAGCGCTGGCGGGCGCCACCGTGGCCCAGTTGCGTGACCGGGTGCGCGGCCAGAGCCCGCAGGCGGCGCCGGACCTATCGCAGGCGGTGGCCCGGCAACTCCGCGACCGCCGTGCCCTGGCCCGGCTGGACGACCGACGCCGCGCCAAGGTGCAGAAACTGCTGCAACAGCTGCAGGAACTGTTGGCGCTGGAATAGGCCACAGGTGTTGGGGGCTGACTGATTGGAGCAACTCCATCGGCCAGCCCCCAGATTGTTGTGCCCCTCTCCCCTACCGGCTCTGCGTATCGGCCGCGTCGCGCAGGGCGTCGCCCAGGAAGTTGAAGGCCAGCACCGACACCACGATCAGCGCCCCGGGCAGCAGCAGCCACGGGTAAAGATTCAGCGTCTCGAAATTCTGCGCGTCCTTGAGCAGCAGGCCCCAGCTGGTCATGGGCTCCTTGATGCCCAGGCCCAGAAAGCTCAGGGCGCTCTCGCCCAGGATGTAGCCAGGCAGGGCCAGGGTGGCGGTCACGATCAGAAAAGACGACAGGTTCGGCATGATGTGCCGCAGGATCACCCGCAGGTCGCTGCCGCCCAGGGCGCGGGCCGCCTGCACGTAATCCACGCCGCGCGCGCCCATCACCTGCCCGCGCACCACCCGCGCCAGCCCCGCCCAGCCGATCAGGGCCAGCACCGCCACAATGCCCAGGTACACCCAGGTGGACGGCCATTTGGCGGGAATCACGGTGGAGAGGGCCAGCAGGATGGGCAGGCGGGGGAACGAGAGCAGCACCTCCACCAGCCGCTGAATGACGTTGTCCACCCAGCCGCCAAAGTAGCCGCTGACGCCGCCCAGCACGATCCCAATGGCAAACGAGATCAGAATGCCCACCAGCCCCACGGTCAGCGACACCTGCGAGCCCACCAGCATGCGCGACAGCAGGTCGCGGCCGAATTTGTCGGTGCCCAGCAGGAAAATGGTGCCGCCCTGCACCCCGAACAGGTGCCACTGGCTGCGAAATACGCCCAGGAAGGTGTACCCAAATTCTGCCGGGTCCTCTCCACGCACGAAGAACAGAATGGGCAACGGGCGGCTGCGGTCCTCGCTGAAGGTGCTGGCGAAGGTGACGGGATCGCGGGCCTTTTTAAAGCCGTAGACAAAGGGGCGCATGAGCTGGCCGTTATGGACCACATGCACCGCCTGGGGCCGCTGGTACGGCGCTTCCTCGTGCTGCGCGGTGATGGAATACGGCGCCAGAAAGCCAGCCAGCAGCGCCACCAGATATAGCGCCCCCAGCACCCAGGCGCTGAGGACCCCGGCGCGGTTGCGGCGAAAGCGGCGCAGGGCCAGCGCCAGGGGGCTCTGGCGGCGGGCGCCCGTGGCCGGCGCCGGGACAGGGACTGCCGTCATCAGTCGAACCTCACGCGGGGGTCGGCCCAGGCCAGGGCCAGATCGGCCAGCAGGTTGCCCAGCAGCAGCAGCAGGGCGCTGAACATCAGCAGGGTCATGGCCACGAACTGGTCCTTGTTCAGCAGGGCGTCGTACAGAAAGGGGCCGATGGTGGGCAGGTTC
Coding sequences:
- a CDS encoding ParA family protein, with the protein product MRTLTLFNHAGGVMKSSLTRDVGHTLAAAGQRVLLIDLDPQANLTDWLGVSGVTRDQTVFNTATRGDGLPTPIRVHDLDVLPSDVSLALAEGQMLGVVGAHLHLRQALAEWKDRYDVALIDSPPSLGQLSILGALAADHLIVPVPTRQKGMNALAGLGEAMATYRKLRPDLTVALYVPTLYDARRSHDREAYAALKELLSPLASPIADRGAVWNDSASAGQPVGVYAPGSPVHRDVLRVTAEIARATGLNVNIEGAPA
- a CDS encoding ABC transporter substrate-binding protein translates to MSRLKLLVPALLLLGATAAATRYPLTMTDDLGRAVTLKAEPRRVIAMLPSHTETLIAIGAGDRLVGVDRFSTYPANVVAALPKLGSAYQPNIEAILALKPDLVLADESSGSRLTEKLAQAGLTVYGGSAQTYNEVFEKIAVLGKLTNREQGATRLITTMRAELAVLQQTVAGRPRVSTYYEIDPSPYSVGPNSFIGTLITKAGGRTIVPAALGDFPRLDPELIVKSNPQVIIGPSLNDARLRPGWPGLTAVQSGRVYQPTREELDALSRPGPRLPLALRTLIRLLHPEALK
- a CDS encoding MerR family transcriptional regulator, which produces MAQPPLPLSIQDAAAHLGVSAHTLRYYDREGLLAVPRGGGSKRQYTSAELGLLRMLIRLRRTGMGMAGLREFSRLIRLGEAGVPARRALLVAHEQAVVAQLGAMQGDLQAIRDKIALYDHLHPEVAPAPSPAPLAEPVTS
- a CDS encoding ABC transporter permease, producing the protein MTAVPVPAPATGARRQSPLALALRRFRRNRAGVLSAWVLGALYLVALLAGFLAPYSITAQHEEAPYQRPQAVHVVHNGQLMRPFVYGFKKARDPVTFASTFSEDRSRPLPILFFVRGEDPAEFGYTFLGVFRSQWHLFGVQGGTIFLLGTDKFGRDLLSRMLVGSQVSLTVGLVGILISFAIGIVLGGVSGYFGGWVDNVIQRLVEVLLSFPRLPILLALSTVIPAKWPSTWVYLGIVAVLALIGWAGLARVVRGQVMGARGVDYVQAARALGGSDLRVILRHIMPNLSSFLIVTATLALPGYILGESALSFLGLGIKEPMTSWGLLLKDAQNFETLNLYPWLLLPGALIVVSVLAFNFLGDALRDAADTQSR
- a CDS encoding ParB/RepB/Spo0J family partition protein; protein product: MTRKARPVIGARLSGLVAGVDALAQPAATTLAVGQLRPGTFQPRLHFSEQSLADLTASIQEQGVLQPLLVRPVGGGYEIVAGERRWRAAQQAGLGEVPVLIRTLDDREARLAAAVENLQREDLNVMEEVRAKLQVAAVTLGVTEDAAVARMFALDRAPDAEPELVSALDTAFSALGRESWRSFIRNRAALLNLPEDVQAAVRAGLDYRKALVIGRAEVNERPGLIREALAGATVAQLRDRVRGQSPQAAPDLSQAVARQLRDRRALARLDDRRRAKVQKLLQQLQELLALE
- a CDS encoding replication initiator protein A; its protein translation is MADKGIKRFDELNIARLSLISVQERIPADYRDWSVELEDGDRRYRVTCQALPEYGVPHGIDTDISAALVNLYIDQGSPPDGVVTCTPYQLLQMAGLDTSGRYYSALDESLKRLTTTTYFISEGWRDHPRGRWTNVNFRYIDRIAFTSGQADKLDATSVLQITLPQEIARSVRAGYLKSLDLSFMQTLRRPPTRALYRLLDAQRRDPENPDAVAMAYQVGLMEWAEACKIVTDRPSMAQRTLDAAHEELLEKGFLKSVEYLGRGKKKMLQYTFGEAFIPPDPALLQELAELGVTQTRALQLVREHGEGAVEDAVDRCKIILGTGYKPRSKPAFFVDVLKNPGKYLVPEEPVPAQKPAAKAQRKGTRGNPQPTLFEAPSGASEEEVDEDVRLRAQPREKQVEEVMRTLTFLLRNDLKLQELDTLRLALDEGLEDPLEIKAWAIKGISSGQKATVVRDLRARLSLKRPG
- a CDS encoding aldo/keto reductase, which encodes MTSPATPLPTRRLRDLTVSALGLGCMGMSAFYGPRDQDENRRTLDRALDLGVTFYDTADMYGPHTNEELLGDWLRGKRDQVVLATKFGIVADPSVPGGRRVNGRPEYVRQAAEASLKRLQTDHIDLYYLHRVDADTPIEDTVGAMAELVQAGLVRALGLSEVNPDTLRRAHAVHPITALQSEYSLWTRDPEQGVLATCRELGVGFVPYSPLGRGFLTGEIRRPEDLAEDDFRRHNPRFQGEAFGHNLALVATVQRLAAEKGCTPSQLALAWVLAQGEDLVPIPGTKRVKYLEDNLGALNVHLSPDELATLDAAFPLGAAQGDRYPDMRTVNR